Proteins encoded together in one Musa acuminata AAA Group cultivar baxijiao chromosome BXJ3-6, Cavendish_Baxijiao_AAA, whole genome shotgun sequence window:
- the LOC103989159 gene encoding E3 ubiquitin-protein ligase ATL42 has translation MPTLDPTLSFPLAHATPPLAMPFNTCDVSFICFFFSAAVVAAQQTDSDTWTPSNVAVSFRPSVGIVIGIFTFMFSLTLLLLVYAKFCRSAAAPEPDSLGADAAGHGRLILPQHRFSGIDKTVIESLPFFSFSSLRGVRDGLECSVCLSRFDDADVLRLLPKCKHAFHVGCVDRWLEAHSSCPLCRCKVEADDAALFKYSTSSRFLFPSDRLETSGRDLELFVERQPNDDGDPRGFSRFGIGSSFRKTDKVTKDKKDQDLPMLEEGADGGRFFHKFKHKIIVSDVVFKSRWSDVNSSDLIALNSEMLSGKTLADVYWNVEPTGAARISGGSSEGKASVDEKVLKIKEEMEKKRLLEIKASQLNKSCSTALPSMSSNSAHDANLNNTNSRALISSGNRTMSEITNLSRFRQVKDPGSIGTTDENEDEKVRRLWLPIAKRTVQWFAGREKRSPLV, from the coding sequence ATGCCAACCTTGGATCCAACTCTAAGCTTCCCTTTGGCTCACGCAACTCCTCCCCTTGCCATGCCTTTCAACACTTGCGATGTTTCCTTCATCTGTTTCTTCTTCTCCGCCGCTGTCGTCGCCGCCCAGCAAACCGATAGCGACACCTGGACGCCGTCCAACGTGGCGGTGTCCTTTCGCCCCAGCGTCGGGATCGTGATCGGCATATTCACGTTCATGTTCTCCCTCACCTTGCTCCTCCTCGTATACGCCAAGTTCTGCCGATCCGCCGCCGCCCCCGAACCCGACTCCCTCGGCGCCGACGCCGCTGGCCACGGAAGGTTAATTCTGCCCCAGCACCGCTTCTCTGGCATCGACAAGACCGTCATCGAGTCCCTCCCGTTCTTCAGCTTCTCGTCGCTGCGCGGCGTCCGCGACGGCCTCGAATGCTCCGTCTGCCTGTCCAGGTTCGACGACGCCGACGTCCTCCGCTTGCTTCCCAAGTGCAAGCACGCGTTCCACGTCGGCTGCGTCGACCGCTGGCTCGAGGCGCACTCCAGCTGCCCCCTGTGCCGGTGCAAGGTGGAGGCCGATGACGCCGCCCTCTTCAAGTACTCCACCAGCTCCCGCTTCCTGTTCCCCTCCGACCGGCTCGAGACCAGCGGCCGCGACCTCGAGCTGTTCGTGGAGCGACAGCCCAACGACGACGGCGATCCCCGCGGTTTCTCGAGATTCGGCATCGGCAGTAGCTTCCGGAAGACCGACAAGGTCACCAAGGACAAGAAGGATCAGGACTTGCCGATGCTCGAAGAAGGCGCCGACGGAGGCCGGTTCTTCCACAAGTTCAAGCACAAGATCATCGTCTCCGACGTCGTGTTCAAGAGCCGGTGGAGCGACGTGAACTCGTCCGACTTGATTGCGTTGAACTCCGAAATGCTATCTGGGAAGACGTTGGCAGATGTGTACTGGAACGTGGAGCCAACTGGCGCTGCAAGGATCAGTGGGGGCTCATCAGAGGGAAAAGCTTCGGTCGATGAGAAGGTGCTCAAGATCAAGGAAGAGATGGAGAAGAAGAGACTGCTCGAGATCAAAGCCAGCCAGCTGAACAAGAGCTGTTCGACGGCGCTCCCGAGCATGTCCTCGAATTCTGCTCACGACGCCAATCTAAACAATACCAATTCGAGAGCTCTGATTTCGTCGGGCAACAGAACAATGTCGGAGATCACAAACTTATCGAGGTTCAGGCAGGTCAAAGATCCCGGCAGCATCGGCACGACAGATGAGAACGAAGATGAAAAGGTGAGGAGGCTGTGGCTGCCGATCGCGAAGCGGACCGTTCAGTGGTTCGCCGGAAGGGAGAAGAGGTCGCCACTGGTGTAG
- the LOC135640161 gene encoding protein SPEAR1-like — translation MESKRFRFGFGSGSSGGSRKGRKSSSKRPKQPQRGLGVAQLEKIRLQSQMNGYVSAFDFSFPSDLNMEDSKVKAAAPSSPSSSGSPTLALHPNMTVGHGNNDKRCLNYVEHWSDASARSQLNEASIYPYHYHAHPVALPLFRQSIEDAFTAQDSAQKRRRHDRSLSLGSIGQISDPNQTQELDLELKLSL, via the exons ATGGAGAGCAAACGATTTAGATTTGGCTTCGGAAGTGGGAGTTCGGGTGGCTCGAGGAAGGGAAGGAAGAGTAGCTCGAAGAGACCAAAGCAACCCCAGAGAGGACTCGGGGTGGCTCAGCTGGAGAAGATCCGATTACAAAGCCAGATGAACGGATACGTTTCTGCGTTTGACTTCTCATTCCCCAGTGATCTCAACATG GAAGATTCGAAAGTAAAAGCGGCAGCTCCATCATCTCCCTCATCATCAGGATCGCCAACGCTTGCACTGCATCCAAACATGACA gtgggacATGGAAACAATGACAAAAGATGCTTGAACTATGTCGAACACTGGTCTGATGCTTCAGCAAG ATCACAATTGAATGAAGCGAGTATCTATCCATACCATTACCACGCACATCCTGTGGCACTGCCGCTCTTCCGACAATCCATCGAGGATGCATTCACTGCACAGGACTCAGCACAGAAGAGGAGACGGCATGATCGAAGCCTCTCTTTGGGTTCAATTGGCCAAATTTCTGACCCAAACCAGACACAAGAACTAGATTTGGAGCTTAAACTATCACTCTAA